In one Paenibacillus sp. JQZ6Y-1 genomic region, the following are encoded:
- a CDS encoding M14 family zinc carboxypeptidase, which translates to MKKIVFALLGLLLLLTSIPMSAAQAASSQIVDSTATYTYARMTRDIQSLAKQYPDVIQYKSIGKTKYGRDIWAVSLGHGQATVFINGSHHAREWLTTTLNMTMIEQYAAAYTANRTFEGYNVRSILDKTKIWFVPMVNPDGVTLQQLGLSQFPASIHQALIRMNGGSTNFKRWKANLQGIDPNRQYDSYWATLEANVAYPFWRNHKGTAPVQTLENKAIVNFTYEIDPEIAVSYHSAGRILYWSFHTLAANLPRDKRLANIFRQFTGYQLMPQRSDSSGGGYTDWFITTFKRPAFTPEIGIKNGETNLSVSVFPEEWRRNKKIGLWIAQEGYTLWAKKHPNPVIPLKVLIDGQEPTSETQAFLRNGINYVAYKPLLKQYGFNAFWDQTTKTVTATSSASGTISFTMGSKYARVNGKVVTMGGAPIMTDNVIYVPARLISQATGAALEVDSKSSEIRFTSPAPTEPVIPPTESEQPPEAEQPPADAPATSPSVEDSTYGES; encoded by the coding sequence TTGAAAAAGATTGTATTTGCCTTGCTAGGTCTGCTATTGCTGCTGACCTCCATCCCTATGTCTGCTGCCCAAGCGGCGAGCAGCCAGATTGTGGATTCTACCGCCACCTATACATATGCACGCATGACTCGAGACATCCAGTCACTCGCAAAACAGTATCCTGATGTGATCCAGTACAAGTCCATCGGCAAAACCAAATATGGTCGTGATATTTGGGCAGTCAGTCTGGGACATGGACAAGCGACCGTATTCATTAATGGCTCGCATCATGCGCGGGAATGGCTAACCACTACCCTCAATATGACCATGATCGAGCAATACGCTGCTGCGTATACCGCCAATCGTACCTTTGAAGGATACAATGTGCGCAGTATTCTAGACAAAACGAAAATTTGGTTTGTACCGATGGTCAATCCAGATGGTGTGACGCTACAGCAGCTCGGCTTGAGTCAATTTCCCGCCTCGATTCATCAGGCGCTCATTCGTATGAATGGTGGTAGCACCAATTTTAAGCGCTGGAAAGCCAATCTCCAAGGTATCGACCCGAATCGTCAGTATGATTCATATTGGGCGACATTAGAAGCGAATGTGGCATATCCGTTCTGGCGTAATCATAAGGGAACTGCTCCAGTGCAAACGTTGGAAAACAAGGCGATCGTGAATTTCACATACGAGATCGACCCAGAAATCGCTGTTTCCTATCATTCCGCTGGGCGTATTCTGTATTGGAGCTTCCATACGCTAGCCGCGAATCTGCCGCGCGACAAGCGCCTAGCGAATATATTCCGCCAGTTTACTGGGTATCAGCTGATGCCACAGCGCAGCGATTCCTCTGGTGGTGGATATACAGATTGGTTTATCACAACCTTTAAGCGTCCTGCCTTCACGCCGGAGATTGGGATCAAAAATGGGGAGACAAATTTGTCGGTATCCGTTTTCCCCGAAGAATGGCGCCGCAATAAGAAAATCGGTCTTTGGATTGCACAGGAAGGCTATACATTATGGGCGAAGAAACATCCGAATCCGGTCATTCCGCTGAAGGTACTCATCGACGGGCAGGAACCGACAAGCGAAACGCAGGCGTTCCTGCGTAATGGCATCAATTATGTCGCATACAAACCACTGCTGAAGCAATATGGCTTTAACGCGTTCTGGGATCAGACAACCAAGACGGTTACCGCAACCTCTAGCGCATCCGGTACGATCAGCTTCACGATGGGCAGCAAATATGCACGCGTGAATGGCAAGGTTGTCACCATGGGCGGCGCGCCAATCATGACGGATAATGTTATCTATGTACCTGCACGCCTGATCAGTCAGGCAACAGGCGCAGCACTGGAAGTAGACAGCAAATCTAGCGAAATCCGCTTTACCAGCCCTGCTCCAACGGAACCGGTGATCCCACCAACCGAATCGGAGCAACCACCGGAAGCGGAACAACCTCCAGCGGATGCTCCTGCCACATCGCCTAGTGTAGAAGATTCCACATATGGCGAATCCTGA
- a CDS encoding YbaK/EbsC family protein, with translation MAIEQVKEHFRQWGREQDVKEFETSSATVQEAADTIGVIPARIAKTISFRGEGELAVLIVAAGDAKIDNKKFRAALHLKPRMLTAEEVLEQTGHAVGGVCPFGLANPLDVYMDESLKRFDTVFPACGSSNSAIELTLPELERFAGSKGWLDVCKGWQEEDAGAEVESTG, from the coding sequence ATGGCGATTGAACAGGTAAAAGAGCATTTCCGGCAATGGGGGCGGGAGCAGGATGTAAAGGAGTTTGAGACATCCAGTGCTACAGTACAGGAGGCTGCGGATACAATCGGCGTGATTCCAGCGCGTATTGCCAAAACGATCTCGTTTCGCGGTGAAGGGGAATTAGCGGTACTAATTGTCGCAGCAGGCGATGCCAAGATCGACAACAAAAAGTTTCGTGCCGCGCTTCACCTCAAGCCGCGTATGCTGACTGCGGAGGAAGTATTGGAGCAAACTGGTCATGCAGTTGGCGGCGTATGCCCTTTTGGATTGGCGAATCCATTGGACGTGTATATGGATGAGTCTTTGAAACGATTTGATACCGTCTTTCCTGCCTGTGGCAGCAGCAATTCTGCGATTGAATTGACCTTGCCAGAGTTAGAGCGATTTGCTGGTTCCAAAGGATGGTTGGATGTGTGCAAAGGCTGGCAGGAAGAAGATGCTGGTGCTGAAGTTGAAAGTACGGGTTGA